One window of Ziziphus jujuba cultivar Dongzao chromosome 5, ASM3175591v1 genomic DNA carries:
- the LOC107416053 gene encoding DExH-box ATP-dependent RNA helicase DExH12 — protein sequence MAHLGGGAEAHARFKQYEYRANSSLVLTTDSRPRDTHEPTGEPESLWGKIDPKSFGDRAYRGRPPELDEKLKKSKKKKERDPLAEPAPIRQTKRRRLQEESVLTATEEGVYQPKTKETRAAYEAMLSVIQQQLGGQPLSIVSGAADEILAVLKNEAVKNPDKKKEIEKLLNPIPNHVFDQLVSIGKHITDYQDGADASAGSTVANGDDALDDDVGVAVEFEENEDDDEESDLDMVQEDDDDDEDDLAEPNESGTMQMGGGIDDDDMQEANEGMSLNVQDIDAYWLQRKISQAYEQQMDPQQCQKLAEGALKILAEGDDRDVENKLLQELQFEKFSLIKFLLRNRLKIVWCTRLARAEDQEERKKIEEEMLQLGPDLAAILEQLHATRATAKERQKNLEKSIREEARRLKDERGGGDVDRVNRGLVDRDTDSGWLKGQCQLLDLDSLALQHGRLSSNHKCILPDGSYRRTGKGYEEIHVPALKPRAFDPDEKLVKISTLPEWAQPAFQGMTQLNRVQSKVYEAALFQADNILLCAPTGAGKTNVAVLTILQQIALHMNKEDGSINHDSYKIVYVAPMKALVAEVVGNLSNRLQHYGVKVRELSGDQTLTRQQIEETQIIVTTPEKWDIITRKSGDRTYTQLVKLLIIDEIHLLHDNRGPVLESIVARTVRQIETTKEHIRLVGLSATLPNYEDVALFLRVDLNKGLFFFDNSYRPVPLSQQYIGVMVRKPLQRFQLMNDLCYEKVMAVAGKHQVLIFVHSRKETAKTARAIRDTALANDTLGRFLKEDSASREILHTHTDLVKSNDLKDLVPYGFAIHHAGLNRTDRQLVEDLFADGHIQVLVSTATLAWGVNLPAHTVIIKGTQIYNPEKGAWTELNPLDVMQMLGRAGRPQFDSYGEGIIITGHSELQYYLSLMNQQLPIESQFVSKLPDQLNAEIVLGTVQNAKEACHWIGYTYLYIRMIRNPTLYGLEADVLKRDITLEERRADLIHSAATILDRNNLVKYDRKSGYFQVTDLGRIASYYYITHGTISTYNEHLKPTMGDIELCRLFSLSEEFKYVTVRQDEKMELAKLLDRVPIPIKESLEEPSAKINVLLQAYISQLKLEGLSLTSDMVYITQSAGRLLRALFEIVLKRGWAQLAEKALNLCKMVGKRMWSVQTPLRQFSGISNDILMKLEKKDLAWERYYDLSSQELGELIRAPKMGRTLHRFIHQFPKLNLAAHVQPITRTVLMVELTITPDFQWEDKIHGYVEPFWVIVEDNDGEYILHHEYFMLKKQYIDEDHTLNFTVPIYEPLPPQYFIRVVSDRWLGSQTVLPVSFRHLILPEKYPPPTELLDLQPLPVTALRNPSYEALYQDFKHFNPVQTQVFTVLYNSDDNVLVAAPTGSGKTICAEFAILRNHQKGHDSVMRVVYIAPIEALAKERYRDWERKFGKGLQMRVVELTGETTTDLKLLERGQVIISTPEKWDALSRRWKQRKQVQQVSLFIVDELHLIGGQGGPVLEVIVSRMRYIASQVDNRIRIVALSTSLANAKDLGEWIGATSHGLFNFPPGVRPVPLEIHIQGVDIANFEARMQAMAKPTYTAIVQHAKNGKPAIVFVPTRKHCRLTAVDLMTYSNADSGEKPPFLLRSLEDLEPFLDRIHDEWLKATLRQGVGYLHEGLSSLDQEVVSQLYEAGWIQVCVMSSSMCWGVPLSAHLVVVMGTQYYDGRENVHTDYPVTDLLQMMGHASRPLLDNSGKCVILCHAPRKEYYKKFLYEAFPVESHLHHYLHDNLNAEVVAGIIENKQDAVDYLTWTFMYRRLAQNPNYYNLQGVSHRHLSDHLSELVENTLSDLEASKCVSIEDDMDLSPLNLGMIASYYYIGYTTIERFSSSLTSKTKMKGLIEILASASEYDELPIRPGEEDVVRRLINHQRFSFENPKCTDPHVKANALLQAHFSRQHVGGNLALDQKEVLLSAGRLLQAMVDVISSNGWLTLALLAMELSQMVTQGMWERDSMLLQLPHFTKELAKKCQENPGKSIETVFDLVEMEDDERRELLEMSDSQLLDIARFCNRFPNIDLTYEVVEGDVVRAGDDITLQVTLERDLEGRTEVGPVDAPRFPKAKEEGWWLVVGDNKTNSLLAIKRVSLVRKSKVKLDFTAPADAGKKTYTLYFMCDSYLGCDQEYTFSVDVKEAEPDEEDSGRE from the exons ATGGCGCATCTGGGTGGTGGTGCGGAAGCACACGCACGTTTCAAGCAGTACGAGTACCGGGCGAACTCGAGCCTGGTGCTGACAACCGACTCTAGGCCGCGGGACACACACGAGCCAACTGGTGAGCCAGAGTCGCTATGGGGCAAGATCGATCCCAAGAGCTTCGGGGACAGAGCGTACCGGGGGAGGCCACCGGAGTTGGACGAGAAGCTGAAGaagtcgaagaagaagaaggagcgGGACCCGCTTGCTGAACCTGCCCCTATTCGGCAGACGAAGAGGCGTCGCCTTCAAGAGGAGAGTGTTCTCACTGCTACAGAGGAGGGCGTTTACCAGCCCAAGACCAAGGAAACCCGGGCTGCTTATGAGGCCATGCTCAGCGTCATTCAGCAACAGTTGGGTGGCCAGCCTCTGAGCATTGTCAGTGGTGCAGCCGACGAGATTTTGGCCGTCCTCAAGAACGAGGCCGTCAAGAACCCCGACAAGAAAAAGGAGATTGAGAAGTTATTGAACCCTATACCAAACCATGTTTTTGATCAGCTGGTTTCCATTGGAAAGCATATCACTGATTACCAAGATGGGGCCGATGCTTCTGCTGGATCCACTGTGGCCAATGGTGATGACGCCCTTGATGACGATGTGGGAGTTGCTGTTGAATTTGAAGAAAACGAGGACGATGATGAGGAGAGTGATCTCGATATGGTTCAGGaggatgacgatgatgatgaggatgacCTGGCTGAGCCCAATGAATCTGGGACAATGCAAATGGGAGGTGggattgatgatgatgatatgcaGGAGGCTAATGAGGGCATGAGCCTTAATGTTCAGGACATTGATGCATATTGGCTTCAGCGGAAAATCTCTCAAGCTTATGAACAGCAGATGGATCCGCAGCAGTGCCAGAAGCTTGCTGAAGGAGCGCTTAAGATTCTTGCTGAAGGCGATGACAGGGATGTTGAAAACAAGCTGTTGCAGGAGCTCCAGTTTGAGAAATTTAGCCTCATCAAGTTCCTTCTGCGTAACCGCCTGAAAATTGTATGGTGCACCCGTTTGGCAAGGGCCGAGGACCAGGAAGAGAGGAAGAAAATTGAAGAGGAAATGTTGCAATTAGGTCCTGATTTGGCTGCGATTCTGGAACAGTTGCATGCCACCAGGGCAACTGCAAAAGAAAGGCAAAAGAACTTGGAGAAGAGTATTAGAGAAGAGGCACGTCGGTTGAAGGACGAGAGAGGTGGTGGAGATGTTGACAGGGTTAATAGAGGGCTTGTTGATAGAGATACAGACAGTGGTTGGTTGAAGGGCCAGTGCCAGCTTCTCGATCTTGACAGTCTTGCACTTCAGCATGGTAGGCTTTCGTCAAACCATAAGTGCATCCTTCCAGATGGTTCTTACAGGCGCACTGGCAAGGGATATGAAGAAATTCATGTGCCAGCATTAAAGCCAAGAGCATTTGATCCTGATGAGAAACTTGTTAAAATATCTACCTTGCCGGAGTGGGCACAACCAGCTTTCCAAGGAATGACCCAGTTGAACAGGGTACAAAGTAAGGTCTATGAGGCTGCCCTTTTTCAAGCGGATAATATCCTTTTATGTGCTCCCACTGGGGCTGGAAAAACTAACGTTGCAGTGCTAACCATACTCCAGCAGATTGCATTGCACATGAACAAGGAGGATGGTTCAATCAACCATGATAGCTACAAGATTGTGTATGTTGCACCCATGAAAGCTCTTGTAGCTGAGGTTGTTGGTAATTTGTCTAACCGCTTGCAACACTATGGGGTCAAGGTGAGAGAATTAAGTGGTGACCAGACTTTGACTCGTCAGCAAATTGAAGAAACTCAGATTATAGTCACAACCCCTGAGAAGTGGGATATCATCACTAGAAAGTCCGGAGATCGAACTTACACACAGCTTGTGAAACTTCTTATCATTGATGAAATTCATCTTCTTCATGATAATAGAGGTCCTGTCCTTGAAAGTATTGTTGCTAGAACGGTTAGGCAAATTGAAACTACAAAAGAGCACATAAGGTTGGTGGGGTTATCGGCCACTCTGCCTAATTACGAAGATGTGGCATTATTCTTGCGGGTTGACCTGAACAAAggactttttttctttgataataGTTATCGACCTGTACCTCTATCTCAGCAGTATATTGGAGTAATGGTAAGGAAACCATTGCAGAGGTTCCAATTGATGAATGATCTTTGTTATGAAAAGGTCATGGCTGTAGCAGGAAAGCATCAAGTTCTTATCTTTGTCCACTCAAGGAAAGAAACAGCCAAAACAGCCCGTGCAATTCGTGATACTGCACTCGCTAATGACACTCTTGGTAGATTTTTGAAAGAAGACAGTGCAAGTCGTGAGATTCTTCATACTCATACTGATTTGGTAAAGAGCAATGATCTTAAAGATCTTGTGCCTTATGGTTTTGCAATTCATCATGCTGGATTAAACAGAACTGACCGCCAGCTTGTTGAAGATCTCTTTGCTGATGGGCACATACAAGTTTTGGTGTCAACTGCAACTCTAGCTTGGGGTGTGAACTTGCCTGCACACACTGTGATCATCAAAGGAACCCAGATTTACAATCCGGAAAAGGGAGCATGGACTGAACTAAATCCACTGGATGTCATGCAGATGCTGGGTCGTGCAGGAAGACCGCAATTTGATTCTTATGGCGAGGGAATAATTATTACAGGCCACAGTGAACTACAATACTATCTTTCTTTGATGAACCAGCAGCTTCCCATTGAAAGTCAGTTTGTTTCTAAATTGCCTGATCAGTTGAATGCAGAGATTGTTCTTGGAACGGTGCAGAATGCTAAAGAAGCTTGTCACTGGATTGGGTACACTTACCTTTATATTCGCATGATACGAAATCCCACACTGTATGGCTTGGAAGCTGATGTTCTCAAAAGAGATATAACATTGGAGGAGAGGCGGGCTGATTTG ATTCATTCTGCTGCAACGATCTTGGATAGGAACAATTTGGTCAAGTATGATAGAAAAAGTGGATACTTCCAGGTTACAGACTTGGGTCGAATTGCTAGCTACTACTATATTACTCATGGAACAATATCCACATATAACGAGCACTTGAAGCCAACAATGGGGGACATTGAGCTTTGTCGGCTGTTCTCACTCAGCGAAGAATTCAAATATGTAACTGTGCGGCAGGATGAGAAGATGGAACTAGCAAAGCTTTTGGACCGTGTTCCCATTCCTATCAAAGAAAGCTTGGAGGAGCCCAGTGCCAAGATTAACGTTTTGCTGCAAGCATATATTTCACAGTTGAAGCTTGAAGGGCTTTCATTGACTTCTGACATGGTCTACATTACTCAG AGTGCGGGACGGCTTCTTCGAGCTCTTTTTGAAATTGTCTTGAAACGAGGATGGGCACAATTAGCAGAGAAGGCTTTGAACTTGTGCAAAATGGTTGGCAAGAGGATGTGGAGTGTCCAAACACCCCTTCGGCAATTCAGTGGAATATCAAATGATATTTTGATGaagttggagaagaaggatTTGGCATGGGAAAGGTATTATGACCTCTCATCCCAGGAGCTTGGGGAGTTGATTCGTGCTCCCAAAATGGGAAGAACACTTCATAGGTTCATTCATCAATTCCCCAAGCTTAACCTGGCAGCCCATGTGCAGCCGATTACTCGCACTGTTTTGATGGTTGAGCTCACGATAACTCCTGACTTTCAATGGGAAGACAAGATTCATGGATATGTAGAGCCGTTTTGGGTAATTGTGGAGGATAATGATGGTGAATATATTCTTCATcatgaatattttatgttgaagaaacAGTACATTGATGAGGATCATACTTTGAATTTTACTGTTCCAATTTATGAACCCCTGCCACCTCAGTACTTCATTCGTGTTGTATCAGATAGGTGGCTTGGGTCGCAAACCGTTTTACCTGTATCTTTCAGGCACCTCATCTTACCGGAAAAATATCCTCCCCCAACAGAGTTATTGGACCTGCAGCCATTGCCTGTGACTGCACTGAGGAATCCGTCATATGAAGCTCTATATCAAGATTTTAAGCATTTTAATCCTGTCCAAACCCAGGTCTTCACTGTTCTGTATAATTCAGATGACAATGTCTTAGTTGCTGCACCAACAGGGAGTGGGAAAACAATTTGTGCGGAGTTTGCTATATTGAGGAATCATCAAAAAGGCCATGACAGTGTGATGCGAGTTGTGTATATTGCACCCATTGAAGCTCTTGCGAAGGAACGTTATCGGGATTGGGAGAGGAAGTTTGGGAAGGGACTGCAAATGCGCGTTGTTGAATTAACTGGCGAAACAACAACAGACTTGAAACTGCTTGAGAGAGGTCAAGTTATCATCAGTACTCCAGAGAAATGGGATGCTTTATCTCGCCGCTGGAAACAGCGGAAACAAGTCCAGCAAGTTAGTCTCTTCATTGTAGATGAGCTCCACCTGATAGGTGGTCAAGGGGGTCCTGTTTTGGAGGTCATAGTCTCCAGGATGAGATATATAGCCAGTCAGGTTGATAACAGGATTCGAATTGTTGCTCTATCAACTTCCCTTGCTAATGCCAAGGATCTTGGAGAATGGATAGGGGCTACCTCTCATGGTCTTTTCAATTTTCCTCCTGGAGTACGTCCTGTGCCCCTGGAAATACACATACAGGGGGTGGATATAGCAAATTTTGAAGCAAGGATGCAAGCGATGGCAAAACCAACCTACACTGCAATTGTCCAGCATGCCAAGAATGGGAAACCAGCTATTGTTTTTGTTCCTACTAGGAAGCACTGTCGGCTTACAGCGGTGGATCTGATGACTTACTCAAATGCAGATAGCGGAGAGAAGCCGCCATTTCTATTGCGGTCCCTGGAAGATCTTGAGCCGTTTCTTGACAGAATCCATGATGAATGGTTGAAAGCCACTTTACGTCAAGGAGTGGGCTACTTGCATGAGGGCTTATCCAGTTTGGATCAAGAAGTAGTGTCACAGCTTTATGAAGCTGGATGGATTCAAGTGTGTGTTATGAGCAGTTCAATGTGTTGGGGGGTGCCATTGTCAGCTCATTTGGTGGTTGTGATGGGAACACAATATTATGATGGCCGGGAAAATGTTCACACAGATTACCCTGTTACTGATCTGTTGCAGATGATGGGTCATGCCAGTCGGCCTCTGTTAGATAATTCTGGGAAATGTGTCATCCTCTGCCATGCTCCTCGTAAAGAATACTACAAGAAGTTCTTGTATGAAGCATTCCCAGTTGAAAGCCATTTGCATCACTACCTACATGATAATCTAAATGCAGAAGTCGTTGCTGGGATTATTGAGAACAAGCAAGATGCTGTTGATTACCTTACATGGACCTTCATGTACAGGAGGCTGGCACAGAATCCAAACTATTATAATCTTCAGGGAGTTAGTCACAGACATCTTTCTGATCACCTTTCAGAGCTTGTAGAAAATACCTTGAGTGATTTGGAGGCAAGTAAGTGTGTTTCTATTGAGGATGACATGGACCTTTCTCCTTTGAATCTTGGCATGATCGCATCATATTATTACATTGGCTACACTACCATAGAGCGTTTCAGTTCTTCTTTGACCTCAAAAACAAAGATGAAGGGCCTCATAGAAATTCTAGCTTCAGCTTCAGAGTATGATGAGCTTCCAATACGACCAGGGGAGGAAGATGTGGTTCGGAGGCTAATTAACCACCAGagattttcttttgaaaatccTAAATGCACAGATCCTCATGTCAAAGCAAATGCTTTACTTCAGGCCCACTTCTCGAGGCAGCATGTGGGTGGGAACCTAGCACTTGACCAAAAGGAAGTGCTCCTTTCCGCTGGTAGATTGCTTCAGGCGATGGTTGATGTGATTTCAAGCAATGGCTGGCTGACCCTGGCTCTTCTTGCAATGGAATTAAGCCAGATGGTTACGCAGGGTATGTGGGAGCGCGATTCCATGCTTCTACAGCTTCCCCACTTCACGAAGGAGTTGGCAAAGAAATGCCAAGAAAATCCGGGTAAAAGTATCGAGACGGTGTTTGATTTGGTGGAGATGGAAGATGATGAGAGGCGGGAACTTCTTGAGATGTCAGATTCACAGTTGCTGGATATTGCGAGGTTCTGCAACCGTTTTCCGAACATAGATTTAACATATGAAGTGGTGGAGGGTGATGTAGTGCGGGCTGGGGATGATATTACACTGCAAGTTACTCTTGAGCGGGATCTTGAGGGGAGGACAGAGGTTGGCCCTGTGGATGCACCCAGGTTTCCCAAGGCGAAAGAAGAAGGGTGGTGGCTTGTGGTGGGTGATAACAAGACTAACTCGTTGCTTGCCATCAAGAGGGTTTCCCTGGTAAGGAAATCCAAGGTGAAGCTCGACTTTACAGCTCCTGCAGATGCTGGAAAGAAGACGTATACTCTCTATTTTATGTGCGATTCCTATTTGGGTTGTGATCAGGAGTATACCTTCTCAGTAGATGTGAAAGAAGCGGAGCCCGATGAAGAAGACAGTGGGAGAGAATAG
- the LOC107404562 gene encoding calvin cycle protein CP12-3, chloroplastic: MITQVKVKVKRYKKQQVERRRRSSSPSPVPMASTISGGSWCISVSVRPKVEVRNKAVVKVKAMAVAKFKGTQMREKKLTEMIEKKVLEAKEVCKGDQTSDECKVAWDEVEEVSQAKADLRLKLEKQDPLESFCQDNPETDECRIYED; the protein is encoded by the coding sequence ATGATCACTCAGGTGAAGGTGAAGGTGAAGAGATACAAAAAGCAACAagtagaaagaagaagaagatcctCCAGTCCCAGTCCTGTCCCGATGGCATCTACTATATCAGGTGGTTCCTGGTGTATATCAGTGTCGGTCAGACCCAAGGTGGAGGTGCGGAACAAGGCAGTTGTTAAGGTGAAAGCCATGGCGGTGGCCAAGTTCAAAGGAACGCAGATGAGGGAGAAGAAGTTGACAGAGATGATAGAGAAGAAGGTCTTGGAGGCCAAGGAGGTTTGCAAGGGAGATCAAACCTCCGATGAGTGCAAGGTCGCATGggacgaggtcgaggaggtTAGCCAAGCCAAGGCCGATCTCCGCCTCAAGTTGGAGAAGCAAGACCCCCTCGAATCCTTTTGCCAGGACAATCCCGAGACCGACGAGTGTCGAATCTACGAAGATTGA
- the LOC107416067 gene encoding mitotic spindle checkpoint protein BUBR1, translating to MELFDPETEFLVSKRETGNEWELFKENVRPLKRGRKIELLNSALKSHSHNLLGKSSLLHHRRQLIEAIDDYKGDDPLHPWIQCIKWVQEAFPPGGDSSGLVVIYEQCVRTFWHSDRYRDDLRYLKVWLEYAENCVDAQVIYSFLDANGIGKTHSQYYISYALHLESNNKLKLGNEILNLGISRNAQPIEKLKDAYRKFLARSMTRQNATAEDAMEKCLPVRSFGTVLARGENRTQTSQNSDMSKKNSKQDRGGYAAPFNIYKDSSVVDTAMLQQQDISETDLNSWLSLGGRAERNKENNAIPTKWTSYKIPQRPGPRTGGTSACIEVFVDEECEEMKHKKNMESGKSSTLKLRQGDERDLKKEAELLRENPLRYFPPASLPR from the exons ATGGAGTTGTTTGACCCAGAGACGGAGTTCCTTGTGTCGAAGCGAGAGACGGGGAACGAGTGGGAACTGTTCAAGGAAAATGTAAGGCCTCTGAAGCGAGGCCGAAAGATTGAGCTCTTAAACAGTGCCCTCAAGTCCCACAGTCACAATCTCCTCGGCAAGTCGTCCCTCCTTCATCATCGAag GCAGTTGATTGAAGCCATTGATGACTACAAAGGAGATGATCCTCTCCACCCATGGATCCA GTGCATCAAATGGGTCCAGGAAGCATTTCCACCTGGTGGAGACTCATCTGGATTGGTTGTAATATATGAACAATGCGTTCGCACCTTTTGGCATTCAGACCGCTACAGAGATGATCTCCGCTATTTGAAAGTTTGGTTGGAATAT GCTGAAAATTGTGTTGATGCTCAAGTCATATACAGTTTTCTGGATGCTAATGGAATTGGGAAGACACATTCCCAATACTACATATCCTATGCTTTGCACTTGGAATCCAATAATAAACTCAAACTTGGAAATGAGATATTGAATCTTGGGATATCTAG gAACGCCCAACCCATAGAGAAATTGAAGGATGCCTATAGGAAGTTTCTTGCACGCTCAATGACAAGACAAAATGCTACCGCT GAGGATGCAATGGAGAAATGCTTACCAGTTCGAAGCTTTGGAACCGTCCTGGCTAGGGGAGAAAATC GAACACAAACCAGTCAGAACTCTGATATGTCcaagaaaaattcaaagcaagatAG GGGGGGTTATGCTGCTCCATTTAACATCTATAAAGATTCAAGTGTTGTTGATACTGCAATGCTTCAGCAGCAAGATATATCAGAGACAGACCTAAATTCTTGGCTCTCTCTTGGTGGCCGAGCGgagagaaataaagaaaataatgcaaTCCCCACGAAGTGGACATCTTACAAG ATTCCACAAAGACCAGGCCCCAGAACTGGAGGAACAAGTGCTTGTATTGAGGTGTTCGTTGATGAAGAATGTGAAGA AATGAAGCACAAAAAGAACATGGAGAGTGGCAAGTCTTCAACGTTGAAGCTTAGACAAGGGGATGAACGGGACCTCAAAAA AGAAGCGGAGTTGTTGAGGGAGAACCCATTACGCTATTTTCCCCCAGCCAGCCTTCCTAGATGA
- the LOC107416068 gene encoding splicing factor U2af small subunit B isoform X1 — MAEHLASIFGTERDRVNCPFYFKIGACRHGDRCSRLHNRPTISPTLLLSNMYQRPDMITPGVDAQGQPIDPRKIQEHFEDFYEDIFEELGKFGEIESLNVCDNLADHMIGNVYVQFKEEEQAAAALQALQGRFYNGRPIIADFSPVTDFREATCRQFEENNCNRGGYCNFMHVKLIGRDLRRKLYGRYRGSRSRSRSLSPRRHWRDYDRRDRDYRDRDRDYRSRDRHDRYSERDTGRRRHSSPRRSSTRSPVREGSEERRARIEQWNREREERVEERVTCYLHWTSNLG, encoded by the exons ATGGCGGAGCACTTGGCTTCGATCTTCGGGACAGAGAGGGACCGTGTGAACTGCCCCTTCTATTTCAAGATCGGGGCGTGCCGGCATGGAGACCGGTGCTCTCGGCTTCACAACCGGCCGACGATCTCACCGACGCTGCTGTTGTCGAACATGTACCAGAGGCCCGACATGATAACCCCGGGGGTGGACGCGCAGGGCCAGCCCATCGACCCGCGTAAAATCCAGGAACACTTCGAGGACTTCTACGAGGACATCTTCGAGGAGCTGGGGAAATTCGGAGAGATTGAGAGCCTCAACGTATGCGACAATCTCGCTGATCATATGATAGGGAATGTCTACGTCCAGTTCAAGGAAGAAGAGCAAGCCGCCGCTGCTCTGCAAGCCCTCCAGGGACGCTTCTACAATGGTCGCCCCATCATAGCCGACTTCTCGCCCGTCACCGACTTCCGTGAAGCCACTTGTCGCCAGTTTGAGGAGAATAACTGCAACCGAGGTGGCTATTGTAATTTCATGCACGTCAAATTGATCGGCAGGGATTTGAGGAGGAAGCTCTATGGCAGGTACCGTGGCAGCCGCAGCCGCAGCCGCAGCTTAAGCCCCCGCCGTCATTGGAGAGATTATGATCGCAGAGACAGAGATTACCGGGACCGGGACCGTGACTATCGCAGCAGGGACAGGCACGATAGGTACTCCGAACGAGATACTGGTAGAAGAAGACACAGCAGCCCCAGGCGGAGCAGTACTAGGAGTCCTGTGAGGGAAGGCAGCGAGGAGCGCCGTGCCAGAATTGAGCAATGGAATCGAGAAAGGGAGGAAAG AGTTGAAGAAAGGGTGACCTGTTACTTGCATTGGACTAGTAATCTTGGCTGA
- the LOC107416068 gene encoding splicing factor U2af small subunit A isoform X2 has protein sequence MAEHLASIFGTERDRVNCPFYFKIGACRHGDRCSRLHNRPTISPTLLLSNMYQRPDMITPGVDAQGQPIDPRKIQEHFEDFYEDIFEELGKFGEIESLNVCDNLADHMIGNVYVQFKEEEQAAAALQALQGRFYNGRPIIADFSPVTDFREATCRQFEENNCNRGGYCNFMHVKLIGRDLRRKLYGRYRGSRSRSRSLSPRRHWRDYDRRDRDYRDRDRDYRSRDRHDRYSERDTGRRRHSSPRRSSTRSPVREGSEERRARIEQWNREREERYLLEA, from the exons ATGGCGGAGCACTTGGCTTCGATCTTCGGGACAGAGAGGGACCGTGTGAACTGCCCCTTCTATTTCAAGATCGGGGCGTGCCGGCATGGAGACCGGTGCTCTCGGCTTCACAACCGGCCGACGATCTCACCGACGCTGCTGTTGTCGAACATGTACCAGAGGCCCGACATGATAACCCCGGGGGTGGACGCGCAGGGCCAGCCCATCGACCCGCGTAAAATCCAGGAACACTTCGAGGACTTCTACGAGGACATCTTCGAGGAGCTGGGGAAATTCGGAGAGATTGAGAGCCTCAACGTATGCGACAATCTCGCTGATCATATGATAGGGAATGTCTACGTCCAGTTCAAGGAAGAAGAGCAAGCCGCCGCTGCTCTGCAAGCCCTCCAGGGACGCTTCTACAATGGTCGCCCCATCATAGCCGACTTCTCGCCCGTCACCGACTTCCGTGAAGCCACTTGTCGCCAGTTTGAGGAGAATAACTGCAACCGAGGTGGCTATTGTAATTTCATGCACGTCAAATTGATCGGCAGGGATTTGAGGAGGAAGCTCTATGGCAGGTACCGTGGCAGCCGCAGCCGCAGCCGCAGCTTAAGCCCCCGCCGTCATTGGAGAGATTATGATCGCAGAGACAGAGATTACCGGGACCGGGACCGTGACTATCGCAGCAGGGACAGGCACGATAGGTACTCCGAACGAGATACTGGTAGAAGAAGACACAGCAGCCCCAGGCGGAGCAGTACTAGGAGTCCTGTGAGGGAAGGCAGCGAGGAGCGCCGTGCCAGAATTGAGCAATGGAATCGAGAAAGGGAGGAAAG gtATCTTCTGGAGGCATAG
- the LOC107416075 gene encoding bZIP transcription factor 60 has product MEEELEFLEADDVIDWSSLLDELPEGANTLDWETEAPILNDSSSSSSSSSSSLPLAAAATDSPSNHSPDPISSWIGQIETLLMKEDDADDANKVASEPPANDFLADILVDSPAPAQPSDDHDLGLSTDKEELEVAPVQNDSEDLLSKKRTRQLRNRDAAVRSRERKKVYVKDLEMKSKYLEGECRRLGRLLQCCYAENQALRFSLQMGNSFGSPTTKQESAVLLLESLLLGSLLWLVVIMGLFILTVMPLRNLEPLQLEDEGKKALEREAPKGGETKIFGYFVVGSFVKSRRCKASWTKMKQCFLVL; this is encoded by the exons ATGGAAGAAGAGCTGGAATTTTTGGAAGCCGACGACGTAATCGATTGGAGTAGTCTGTTGGATGAATTACCGGAGGGTGCGAATACCTTGGATTGGGAAACTGAAGCTCCAATTCTCAACGACTCGTCctcctcatcttcttcttcctcttcttctcttcCTTTAGCCGCCGCCGCCACCGATTCTCCCTCTAACCATTCTCCAGATCCGATTTCCTCATGGATCGGACAGATCGAAACCTTGTTGATGAAAGAAGATGATGCTGACGATGCTAATAAGGTTGCCTCGGAGCCTCCTGCTAATGATTTTTTGGCTGACATCCTTGTCGATTCTCCTGCCCCTGCACAGCCTTCCGACGATCACGACCTCGGCCTTTCTACTGACAAGGAAGAATTGGAGGTTGCCCCTGTCCAAAACGATTCTGAAGATCTTCTCTCTAAGAAACGGACAAG GCAGCTGAGAAATAGGGATGCCGCTGTGAGATCCAGGGAGAGGAAGAAGGTGTATGTGAAGGATCTAGAAATGAAGAGTAAATATCTTGAAGGAGAATGCAGGAGACTGGGGCGATTGCTTCAGTGCTGCTATGCTGAGAATCAAGCCTTACGGTTTAGTTTGCAGATGGGCAATTCATTTGGTTCTCCAACAACCAAGCAGGAGTCTGCTGTGCTCTTGTTGG AATCCCTGCTGTTGGGTTCCCTGCTTTGGTTGGTGGTCATCATGGGCTTGTTCATTCTGACTGTAATGCCCCTTCGAAATCTGGAGCCACTTCAATTGGAAGACGAGGGAAAGAAAGCTCTAGAAAGAGAGGCTCCAAAAGGGGGAGaaactaaaatttttggataCTTTGTGGTAGGATCTTTTGTAAAAAGCAGGAGATGCAAAGCTTCATGGACAAAGATGAAACAGTGTTTCcttgttctttaa